One segment of Bradyrhizobium sp. CB2312 DNA contains the following:
- a CDS encoding EAL domain-containing protein: MPVADLKSHLAAAMRLFRVPADNPDLTRAQFDAFSKQIPLLYFILMSNTIAVAYTYVNVAPDWLTMVVPSVLTVLAALRTIWWLRQRHLVRSDADILRNLRATNWMTLPIGAGFTAWSFALYPYGDPFAKSQVAFYMAVTVIGCIFSLMHLRSAALIVTLVVDVPYVLFFWATGEPTLKAIAVNNLLVSGAMVTVLVIYYRDFADLVASRKSLLAQQAATQALSDENFRLANLDSLTELPNRRRFFAELSSAFIDAERRKVRVAVGIIDLDGFKPINDNYGHSVGDRVLIEAGRRIREVCEGFGPQRVEFARLGGDEFGLVVCGDPDDADLTRLGERIGEQVKLPYQLDTAHTGLSCSIGFALFPDSATTSEALYECADYSLYHAKRHVRGRTVIFSSELEAEIRSRGVIETLLRTADFSTEMDLVFQPIVEAMSEHTAGFEVLARWHSARLGLVSPADFIPAAERIGLIRPLTQALLARALATAKTWPDHVRLSFNLSAHDVCAVEGILPLISIIETSGLPPHRIDFEITETAVTFDFVRAQQSIATLKAMGCGISLDDFGTGYSSLSHVHRLPLDKIKVDRSFVADINENPVSHKIIRSLTGLCDDMEIACVVEGVETRAQLDTLRRLGCDYIQGYYFAKPMPGDAIGDYLATERQRLDGGAAKVVA, encoded by the coding sequence ATGCCTGTCGCCGATTTGAAGTCTCACCTCGCCGCCGCGATGCGGCTGTTTCGCGTGCCGGCCGACAATCCGGACCTGACGCGCGCGCAGTTCGACGCCTTCTCCAAGCAGATCCCGCTGCTCTACTTCATCCTCATGAGCAACACGATCGCCGTCGCCTATACCTATGTTAACGTGGCGCCGGACTGGCTGACGATGGTCGTGCCCTCGGTGCTGACCGTACTTGCGGCGCTCCGGACCATCTGGTGGCTGCGCCAGCGTCATCTCGTGCGCAGCGATGCCGACATCCTGCGCAATCTGCGCGCCACCAACTGGATGACGCTGCCGATCGGCGCGGGCTTCACCGCGTGGTCGTTCGCGCTCTATCCTTACGGCGACCCCTTCGCCAAAAGCCAGGTCGCCTTCTACATGGCCGTCACCGTGATCGGCTGCATCTTCTCACTGATGCATCTGCGTTCGGCGGCGCTGATCGTCACGCTGGTCGTCGACGTGCCCTATGTGCTGTTCTTCTGGGCCACCGGCGAGCCAACCCTGAAGGCGATCGCCGTCAACAACCTTCTGGTTTCCGGCGCGATGGTGACCGTGCTGGTCATCTACTATCGCGACTTCGCCGATCTCGTCGCCAGCCGCAAATCCCTACTCGCACAGCAGGCGGCGACGCAGGCGCTCTCGGACGAGAATTTCCGTCTCGCCAATCTGGATTCGCTCACCGAGCTGCCGAACCGCCGCCGCTTCTTCGCCGAGCTGTCGAGTGCTTTCATCGACGCTGAGCGCAGGAAGGTTCGCGTCGCGGTCGGCATCATCGACCTCGACGGCTTCAAGCCAATCAACGACAATTACGGCCATTCGGTCGGCGACCGCGTCCTGATCGAGGCTGGCCGGCGTATCCGCGAGGTCTGCGAAGGCTTTGGTCCGCAGCGTGTCGAATTCGCAAGGCTCGGCGGCGACGAGTTCGGCCTCGTCGTATGCGGCGACCCTGACGATGCGGACCTGACGCGGCTCGGCGAACGCATCGGCGAGCAGGTCAAGCTGCCTTACCAGCTCGACACGGCCCATACCGGCCTGTCCTGCTCGATCGGCTTTGCGCTGTTCCCGGATTCCGCGACAACGTCAGAAGCGCTGTATGAATGCGCCGACTATTCGCTCTATCACGCCAAACGCCATGTGCGCGGCCGCACCGTGATCTTCTCGAGCGAGCTCGAGGCCGAGATCCGCAGCCGCGGCGTCATCGAGACCCTGCTGCGCACCGCCGATTTCAGCACCGAGATGGACCTGGTGTTCCAGCCGATCGTGGAGGCCATGAGCGAGCACACCGCCGGCTTCGAGGTCCTGGCGCGCTGGCACAGCGCCCGCCTCGGCCTGGTCTCGCCGGCCGATTTCATTCCGGCCGCCGAGCGCATCGGCCTGATCCGCCCGCTGACGCAGGCGCTGCTGGCGCGCGCGCTCGCGACGGCGAAGACCTGGCCAGACCACGTCCGTCTGTCGTTCAACCTCTCCGCCCACGATGTCTGCGCGGTCGAGGGCATCCTGCCGCTGATCTCGATCATCGAGACGAGCGGGCTGCCGCCGCACCGGATCGATTTCGAGATCACCGAGACCGCCGTCACTTTCGACTTCGTGCGCGCGCAGCAGTCTATCGCGACGCTGAAGGCGATGGGCTGTGGCATCTCGCTCGACGATTTCGGCACCGGCTATTCCTCGCTGAGCCATGTGCACCGGCTGCCGCTCGACAAGATCAAGGTCGATCGCAGCTTCGTCGCCGACATCAACGAGAATCCCGTCAGCCACAAGATCATCAGGTCGCTGACAGGTCTGTGCGACGACATGGAGATCGCCTGCGTCGTCGAAGGCGTCGAGACTCGTGCGCAGCTCGACACCCTGCGCCGCCTCGGCTGCGATTACATCCAGGGCTATTACTTCGCAAAACCGATGCCGGGCGATGCGATCGGCGACTACCTGGCGACCGAGCGGCAACGGCTCGATGGTGGAGCGGCCAAGGTCGTGGCCTGA